One genomic segment of Belonocnema kinseyi isolate 2016_QV_RU_SX_M_011 chromosome 2, B_treatae_v1, whole genome shotgun sequence includes these proteins:
- the LOC117167424 gene encoding 39S ribosomal protein L13, mitochondrial encodes MSLLRKTQQWGTFSRVWHIYDAKWQDPFESAKLIKKYLMGLYKPIYHPMNDCGDNVVVINSKLIALKGDEWRKRVFFHHTGYHRGDSYTLAWELHSKDPTLIVKKAVYSSMTGNLQRRYTMQRLHIFPDENIPERILENVSNQIKQLRPVPVRLDHIPKEEVEQFPQLVKLPENYVVR; translated from the exons ATGTCACTTCTTCGAAAAACACAA caaTGGGGTACATTTAGTCGTGTGTGGCACATTTATGATGCGAAATGGCAAGATCCATTCGAAAGTgcaaaactcataaaaaaatatcttatggGATTGTACAAGCCCATATATCACCCAATGA ATGATTGCGGTGACAACGTGGTAGTAATAAACAGTAAACTTATCGCCTTGAAAGGAGACGAATGGAGAAAGCGTGTTTTTTTCCACCACACTGGATACCATCGTGGCGATTCTTACACCCTCGCTTGGGAATTGCACAGCAAAGATCCCACCCTG ATTGTGAAAAAAGCAGTCTACAGCTCGATGACAGGAAATTTGCAACGTCGTTACACAATGCAACGTCTGCACATTTTCCCGGACGAAAATATCCCGGAACGTATTTTGGAAAATGTGAGCAACCAAATTAAGCAACTCAGGCCGGTGCCAGTTAGGCTTGATCACATACCGAAGGAAGAAGTTGAGCAGTTCCCACAACTCGTGAAGTTGCCGGAGAATTACGTGGTTCGATAA